One Amycolatopsis thermophila DNA segment encodes these proteins:
- a CDS encoding 4-hydroxybenzoate 3-monooxygenase: MVARTGVVVVGAGPAGLAVANVLRDRGIACAVLEEQTRAFIEARPRAGFIEEWAVRALDERGLADRLLSTAPSQGRFEFRFENGRHPFSYHEWAGQRHFVYPQQELVTDLVAHYAGKGGDIEFGVRDVALHDIDSPTPAVTFTAADGTARRIDCDFIAGCDGAQGVTRHHVAGDLLTHDYGIGWLALLAQAPPSADGVLFGIHPRGFAAHMARTATVTRFYLQCPPGDAEDNWPHERVWSELHQRLGVPGGPLIEGELIEKRVLGMHNYVAEPMSRGRLFLAGESAHLVAPIAAKGLNLALHDAFHLAEAIEAHYGGDGDRLERYSGTCLARVWQYQEFSQWLSDIFHSSTLDPPADPFRARLAQARLRRLLGSPAAAASFAEIYIGKAADF; the protein is encoded by the coding sequence GTGGTCGCGCGCACCGGAGTCGTCGTCGTGGGGGCCGGGCCGGCCGGGCTGGCCGTGGCGAACGTCCTGCGGGACCGGGGAATCGCTTGTGCCGTGCTCGAGGAGCAGACCCGCGCGTTCATCGAAGCGCGCCCGCGCGCCGGGTTCATCGAGGAGTGGGCCGTCCGCGCCCTCGACGAACGCGGCCTGGCGGACCGGCTGCTCAGCACGGCGCCGAGCCAGGGGCGGTTCGAATTCCGCTTCGAGAACGGCCGCCACCCGTTCTCTTACCACGAGTGGGCCGGGCAGCGGCACTTCGTCTACCCGCAGCAGGAACTGGTCACCGACCTGGTCGCGCACTACGCAGGCAAGGGCGGCGACATCGAGTTCGGGGTGCGCGACGTCGCGCTGCACGACATCGACTCGCCCACGCCCGCCGTCACGTTCACCGCCGCCGACGGAACCGCCCGCCGCATCGACTGCGACTTCATCGCCGGCTGCGACGGCGCCCAGGGCGTCACCCGGCACCACGTCGCCGGCGACCTGCTGACCCACGACTACGGCATCGGCTGGCTCGCGCTGCTGGCGCAGGCCCCGCCCAGCGCCGACGGCGTCCTGTTCGGCATCCACCCGCGCGGGTTCGCCGCGCACATGGCCCGCACCGCGACCGTCACCCGCTTCTACCTGCAATGCCCGCCCGGCGACGCGGAGGACAACTGGCCGCACGAGCGCGTCTGGTCCGAGCTGCACCAGCGGCTGGGCGTGCCCGGCGGTCCGCTCATCGAGGGCGAGCTGATCGAGAAACGCGTGCTCGGCATGCACAACTACGTCGCGGAGCCGATGTCGCGCGGCCGCCTGTTCCTGGCCGGGGAGTCGGCGCATCTGGTCGCCCCGATCGCCGCGAAAGGGCTCAACCTCGCCCTGCACGACGCGTTCCACCTGGCCGAGGCGATCGAGGCGCACTACGGCGGCGACGGTGACCGGCTGGAGCGCTACTCCGGCACCTGCCTGGCCCGGGTGTGGCAGTACCAGGAGTTCTCGCAGTGGCTGTCGGACATCTTCCACAGCTCCACGCTCGACCCGCCGGCCGACCCGTTCCGCGCCCGGCTGGCCCAGGCCCGCCTGCGCCGCCTCCTCGGGTCCCCGGCCGCGGCC
- a CDS encoding DUF6292 family protein, with translation MHLEYEHAAASGLRRYVGAVAEELGCSGEAYYAHLDPPPAYAYLALDDRLPSHPGQDTALVWNEHDGWAVAVEPGVGHELTVVCHLGGELLPRPPEVAKFVDDVLAGRAAGGAPVGTTDGEKVRQHLATYAIPYQGTPTHRPGRPVEQARRRPAR, from the coding sequence ATGCATCTGGAATACGAACACGCGGCGGCCTCCGGGCTGCGCCGTTACGTCGGTGCCGTCGCCGAGGAGCTGGGCTGCAGCGGCGAGGCCTACTACGCCCACCTGGACCCGCCGCCGGCCTACGCCTACCTCGCGCTCGACGACCGGCTCCCCAGCCATCCCGGCCAGGACACCGCCCTGGTGTGGAACGAGCACGACGGCTGGGCGGTGGCCGTCGAGCCGGGCGTGGGTCACGAGCTGACGGTGGTGTGCCACCTGGGCGGCGAGCTGCTGCCGCGGCCGCCGGAGGTGGCGAAGTTCGTCGACGACGTCCTGGCCGGCCGGGCGGCCGGTGGTGCCCCGGTGGGCACCACCGACGGCGAGAAGGTGCGCCAGCACCTGGCCACCTACGCCATCCCGTACCAGGGCACCCCCACGCACCGGCCCGGGCGGCCCGTCGAGCAGGCCCGCCGCCGCCCGGCCCGCTGA